CCGGGACCGGGCGGCGCACGACGATGTCGCTGACCGCGAAGCGGCCTCCGGGCTTGAGGACGCGGAAGGCTTCTTTCAGGACGCGGCCCTTGTCCGCCGAGAGGTTGATCACGCAGTTGGAGAGGACGACGTCGACCGACGAGTCGGGCAGCGGCAGCGCCTCGATCTCCCCCTTGAGGAACTCGACGTTGTCGACTCCCGCCTGGCGCTGGTTCTCGCGGGCCAGCTCCAGCATCTCGTCGGTCATGTCGAGCCCGTAGGCCTTGCCGCTCCGGCCGACGCGGCGCGCGGAAAGGAGAACGTCGATGCCCCCGCCGGAGCCGAGGTCGAGCACGGTCTCGCCTTCGCGCAATTCGGCGAGCAGCGCCGGATTCCCGCAGCCCAGGGAAGCGCGGACGGCTTCCTCCGGCAGGTCCTGCAGCTCCGCCGCCTCATAAAGGCCCGAGGTGATGGGGTCGCCGGCGCCGCAGGAGGCGCCGCAGCAGGCGCTCTTGCCGGCGCGGGCCTCGCGCGCCGCGCGCGCGTAGTGGTCGCGCACTGCCTCGCGCAGGCCGCCGGCGGCAGTCAGGGGCGCGGCGGACCGCTCGCTCTCGTAGCGCATGAGCACCGCGCTGGACGGGCACAGGTCGGTGAACTGGCTGCTGGCCCGAATCTCGGGCGGCGCGGCGTCGCGATCCAGGCTCCTGAACCCATGGCGCGAAAAATAGCGCTCGGCGTTCATGGTGAGGAGGTAGAGCGATTCGATGCCGTGCCGGCGGGACCAGGCGATCCGCTCGCCCACCAGCGCCGCGCCCAGCCCCGAGCGCCGCATCGACGGGGCGACCGCGACCGAGCGGAGGAGGCCCAGCCGGCCGTGCCGCTCCACTCCGGCCACGCCGACCAGATCGCCCTCCCTCTCGGCGACCACGTAGCGCTCGTCCAACTGATCGGCGAGCCCCTCCGCCGGAAGGTCACAGCTCCTCATGAGCGCCCGCGCCGCCTCCAGGTCCTCGGCGCGCGCCGTCCGCAGAGCCCACGATGCCGGGGATTGCTCCGCGCGCTTCAGCCACTTCGCCGTCATGATCCCACCTCGCTGAATGTAGATGTTAGTAACAACAGTGTGGTCGAAAAAAATCACTCCCCGTCGGGGGCGCAGCAGGAGGCGTTGCGCCCGATGCGCGCCGCGGCCACCCGGGCCAGATCCCGCACCACGCCGATGGCCGCGCGCCGCACCTCCGGCTCCAGGTTGGCGATGACGCCGCGCTCCTCGGCGAGCAGCTCACGCTCGATCCGATCGTGCAGGACGCGACCTTTCGCCGTGAGATCGATGAGGATGGCGCGGGCATCCTGCGGGTGCGACGAGCGGCGCACGTAGCCCTTGCGCTCCAGCGTCTCGATCACGCGGCTTGCGGTGCTCTTGTCGAGCAGCAAATCCCTGGCCAGCGCCCCGAGGGTCATGGAGCCGCCGCGCGTGAGCGTCTGGAGGGCGTAGCATTGGGTCACCGACACGTCGTGGCAGCAGATCACGTTCCGGTCGCGGAACTGATAAAGGCGGACGAGGTCGGTGAGCGCGGCGTACAGGTCGCGCGTGTCCCGATCCAGCGCCGGGTCGCGAGCCAGACTTGCAGGGGCGGTCGGCATGAAGCCTCTCCGATAGTTGTCGCTGACAACATTACGGCCAAGGAAGCGGGGCGTCAAGTCCTTTTTTTGGCGAATCCGCCGG
The genomic region above belongs to Candidatus Polarisedimenticolia bacterium and contains:
- a CDS encoding arsenite methyltransferase, yielding MRYESERSAAPLTAAGGLREAVRDHYARAAREARAGKSACCGASCGAGDPITSGLYEAAELQDLPEEAVRASLGCGNPALLAELREGETVLDLGSGGGIDVLLSARRVGRSGKAYGLDMTDEMLELARENQRQAGVDNVEFLKGEIEALPLPDSSVDVVLSNCVINLSADKGRVLKEAFRVLKPGGRFAVSDIVVRRPVPAEIRRNAELWAGCVAGALEEWTYRDLLRQAGFEDVEVVPTRVYTARDAKAITAKAAPDPETLARLDGAFMSAFVRATKPRK
- a CDS encoding MarR family transcriptional regulator; the encoded protein is MPTAPASLARDPALDRDTRDLYAALTDLVRLYQFRDRNVICCHDVSVTQCYALQTLTRGGSMTLGALARDLLLDKSTASRVIETLERKGYVRRSSHPQDARAILIDLTAKGRVLHDRIERELLAEERGVIANLEPEVRRAAIGVVRDLARVAAARIGRNASCCAPDGE